The DNA sequence AGAACATAGGCACGTCCCTCATCCAGCAGAACATTGCCTGCTCGAAAGATACCGACAACCTTCATTCGCATAACAAGGCCAGTGGGCGATACGACTGATGCCAGGTCCCCCAACTGCAACTGCAATCGATTTGAGAGCCCGGTGCCGATCACAATGCCATCAGAGGTGGTTTTGAGAGCGGCCATGTCACCCTCAATCATGTCTTCTTCGATTGTCGTGAGTTCCACCTCTTTATCCGGATCAACACCCAGAATAGAGACACTGCGGTCCTTACCACCATACCGTACAATCACCTGTCCGGTGAGAACAGCCGAGGCGATCGCATTATCCTCCTCCTCAATCTGCTCTACCTTGCCCTTATAGTCCTTGATCCCCCGGAGCCGCTCGCGAGGCTTCACACCTTTTAAAGACAGAGCCCCCTCGCCATAGGCTCGAAACAAAGGCTGGACAGAGGGATTGCGAAATTCATCTTTGATGGTCACATGGGGCTGACTGTTGACAAGCTTATCTGTCAGGTTTTGCTCTGAGCCCTGCATCATCGCGGAAGTGGCGATAAAGAAGCCCACTCCCAGCGCCACGCCCAGAACCGAGACAAGTGTCTGGCGGCGCCGATGGGTGAGATGCGCGAGCGCGATCTGGATGTTAACCCACCGAAACATCGGGTCACCGCCCTTCTCTAGTCACACGCACCTCGTCGCCCGCCCGGAGATCAGGTGTTGGCTCCCGGATTACCCAGGCACTTTCATCAAGTCCGTCCAGAACCTCTACAAACGTGCCATCAATCGGGCCGAGCGTCGGTACATTCTTCACCGCAACATCGTCACCCGTCACAGTCCAAACTGCGCCGTTTACGACGGCACTGCTGGGCACAAGAAGCGCATCCAGTTCTTCCCTGAGGATGATATTGAGCTCGGTCGTCATGCCGGCCAGCAAGGGCGTGTCTTCAGGCAAAGCAATATGCACTCTATAGGTACGGGCGATCGGGTCACCGAACGGTGTAATCTCCTTTATGCGCCCTTCCAGAGCTTGTCCTTCAAATGCATCAGCGCGAATAAGTGCCTTTTGACCAAGAAGG is a window from the Rhodobiaceae bacterium genome containing:
- the lolE gene encoding lipoprotein-releasing system transmembrane protein LolE, translated to MFRWVNIQIALAHLTHRRRQTLVSVLGVALGVGFFIATSAMMQGSEQNLTDKLVNSQPHVTIKDEFRNPSVQPLFRAYGEGALSLKGVKPRERLRGIKDYKGKVEQIEEEDNAIASAVLTGQVIVRYGGKDRSVSILGVDPDKEVELTTIEEDMIEGDMAALKTTSDGIVIGTGLSNRLQLQLGDLASVVSPTGLVMRMKVVGIFRAGNVLLDEGRAYVLLKDAQVLMNKPNIADQIRIRLPDPNLAIEVASKIEQRWTYRTESWQEANEDFLSLLVVRNVILYSIVSAIMIVASFGIFNIISTVVMEKRRDIAILMSMGFRAYDIRQIFLLQGIALGVIGMLLGWGVGYGLVEILGTVKFEMEGLYDDSRLPLDRGFYQYVIGAAFALTSAVVAAWIPAHRASKVRPVEIIRGAA